CACACCGAGCGCGAATTGTTCGACGCGATCGAGACGGTGATGGCCGACACCTCCTGGTTCAGCCGCGGGCTGATCGAGAAGCTCGCCAACCTGCGCCGGCCGGGTCGCGAGGTGCCGGGCGAGGCGGTGCCCGACCTGACGCTCCGGGAGCGGCAGATCCTGAACCTGATCTGCAGCGGGCTCGACGACGACGGCATCGCCCGCAAGCTCGGCCTGTCGCGCAACACCGTGCGCAACCACGGTGCCGCACTCTACCGCAAGCTCGGCGTGCACCGCCGCACGGAGGTGATCCTGTGGGGCCGCGAGCACGGTTTCCCGCTCCAGGCATCCGGTAGCTGAAGTTCATTCTACCGGTATTTTCTTACCATTGAAGCGGCGCGACGCAGTCACATCTGCAAGCCGGTCTGAGTCTTCTCACATCCGACGAGGTGCTCATGACCAGGCGCGCGCCCACGACTTCCACCGAGCAGGTCAAGGGCTCGGTGAAGGAGGCCATCGGCAAGCTCACCGGCGACGTCCGGGTCGAGACCGAGGGCCGGCGTCAGAAGGGCGATGCCGATTCTCCGCAGGGTGCCGGCAAGCGCCCTCCGGGGACCGGACCTCGCGAGGACTGACGACGACCGTCATCCGGCGCCCCGTGCGGGGCGCCGCCCTTTCCCAACCCCCATCAAGGAGAACTCCCATGGTCGATACCAATCGCATCACCGGCGCCGCCAAGGACCTCGGCGGCAAGATCCAGAGCGCCGTCGGCGATCTGACCGGCTCGCACCGCGACTCGGCGGAAGGCCGCTTCCGCGAGGCGCAGGGCGCGGCGGAGAACGTCTACGGCCAGGCCAAGGACACCGCGCGTCACGCCGCCGGCAAGGCTCAGGATTTTGCCGGCGAGGCCGCCGGCAGGGCGCAGGACTATGCCGGCCGCGCCGGCGACCGGGCCCAGGATTTCGCCGACGAAGCGCAGGACTATGCGCAGGACGCCTACGAGCGCGGCAGCCGCTCCCTGCGCCACGGCGCCCGGCAGGTCAGCCACCAGGTCGCCGAGTACCCGCTCGCCTCGCTGGTGATCGCCGGCATGGTCGGCTTCGGCCTCGGCCTCCTCGTCAGCGCCAACCGCGACTGATCCCGCAGAACGACCGCATCGCGAGCGGCGGCCCCTTGAAGCCGCCCTCGCCCGATGCCTGAACGACCCGGAGCAACGACGTGACCATCCAGACCCCCGTTTCCCCCCTCTCGACCGCGGCGCAGGCCGATACCCGCGCGGTCCTGCTCAACCAGGTCTCCTGGGGCGCCATCTTCGCCGGCGCCGTCACCGCCCTGGTGACGCAGGTGATCCTCAACCTCGTCGGCGTCGGCATCGGCCTGTCCTCGGTCGGCGTGAACGCCACCGACAACCCGGCCGCCTCGACCGTCTCGATGGGCGCGGGCCTGTGGTTCGTGGTCTCGGGCATCGTCGCCTCGCTCGCCGGCGGCGCCATCGCGGGCCGGCTCTCCGGCAAGCCGCTGCCGGGCGCGGCCGCCCTGCACGGCCTGGTCTCCTGGGCGGTGACGACGCTCGTGGTCATCTACCTCATCACCTCGGCGGCGAGCGGCCTCGTCGGCGGCACCCTGAGCACGGTCTCGGGCGCGCTCGGCGGCGCCGGCAACCTCGTCGGCGGCACGGTGCAGACCGCAGCCCAGGCCGCGGCCCCCTCGCTGTCGAAGGTCCAGAACCCGCTCGAGGGCATCGAGGACAAGGTGCGCCAGCAGGCCGCCGGGCAGGACCCGCAGGCCGCCCGTGACGCCGCCGTGGCCGCCGTGCGCGCCGTGCTGACCGGCGACGCCGCCCAGAAGGAGCAGGCCAAGACCCGCGCCGCCGACGCCCTGGCCAAGGCCCAGAACATCTCGCCCGACCAGGCCAAGGCCCAGATCGACGACTACCAGAAGCAGTACGAGCAGGCGGTCGCCACCGCCAAGCAGAAGGCCGAGGCCGCGGCGGTCGCCGCCAAGTCGGCCGCGACGCAGGGCGCCTTCTACGCCGCGATCGCGCTGCTGCTCGGCGCCGCCGCCGCCTTCTTCGGCGGCCGCCTCGGCGCCCCGAAGCTGGTCGGCGCCTACGACACCACCCGCCGCGTCTGAGGCAAGAGACCGGCTCCCGCCCCGGCGGGAGCCGTCCACCCCCGAAACCCACCTCGAACCGAAGGAGAGATTCCGATGAGCAGCACCACCGACAAGCTCAAGGGCCTGGCCAACGAGGCCGTCGGCAACGTCAAGCAGGGCGTCGGCAAGGTCACCGGCAACGACCACCTCGTCGCCGAAGGCAAGGCCCAGGAACTGAAGGGCGAGGCCCAGCGCACGGTCGGGGAGGCCAAGGACGGCATCAAGACCGTCGCCGACCATCTCACCGGCCGCAAGTAAGGCCTCCATCCCGGCGGCGGGATCGTCCCGCCGCTTCATCCAGTCCGAGACTCAGGAGGACAGCATGAACCGCGATGAGTTGCGTGGCGCGTCCCGTCACCTGAAGGGCCGCGTCCAGACCGCCCTCGGCGGCCTCCGGGGCGATCCGGCCCAGCAGGTCCGCGGCGCCGCCAACCAGGTGGCCGGCGGGGCGCAATACGCCTATGGCCGCGCCCGCGACCGGGCCGAGGATCTCGCCGAGGACGGCCGCCACCTCGCCCACACGGCCCGCGAGCACGCCGAGGATGTCGCCGACGCCGCCCGCGAGCGGGCGGAAGACTTCGCCCACACGGCCCGCAAGCGCGCCGACCGGGCGCTGGCGGACGGACGCCACGTCGCCCGCGAGGCGCGCCGCCGCGGCGACGTTTACGGCCGGCGGGCCCTGGCCTATGCCGACGGGCACCGCACCAACACCGTGCTCGGCATCGCCGCCCTCGCCTTCGCGGCGGGTTGGCTGATCCGCCGCAAGCGCTAAACCCAAGCCCTCGTTCGCCGAAGCGGTGGCCGCTTCGGCGAACGGCGCACAATGAGATGAATCGTCGCGGCTTGTCCGGATCGGGAATAATTATTTCAGGATCTTTTCCCGCTGGCAAACGTTTATTCAGTCATAGTCTATGTATCAGAAGGGAATCCAGCCATGCTGCGCAAGATCTTCATGCTGTTCGTCCTGCCGAAGCTGATCGCGCGCTTCAACCGCCGCGGCGCGACGCCCCGGCACGGCCGGACGTACTGATCCGGTCGCCACCCGGCGAGCGACAGCCGCCGCCCGGGCCCCGCGCACCGGTGTCGAAAAAAATGGCCGCCGTTCCCCGGGGATGGCGGCCTTCTCGCGTGAGCGAGGAGCGAACCCGAGCGCTCCTCCGGCGGTTGTGACGGCATGACAGCTCCCGCCCTGACCCCCGCCCGCCCTCTCCCGCCCGCCGCCGGCCTGGCCCTCGCGGGAGCCGCCCTTCTGGGCGCCGGCGCGGTCGAGAACGGGCGCCGGGCCCGCGCGGCCGAGCGGGCGACGCCGCCGGTCGGGCGCTTCGTCGAGGTCGGCGGCACGCGGCTGCACGTGCTGGAGCGCGGGCGCGGGCCGGCCCTCGTGCTGCTGCACGGCAACGGCAGCCTGATCCAGGACTGGCTCGTCAGCGGTCTCGTCGACGCGGCGGCGCGGTCGCACCGGGTGATCGCGGTCGACCGGCCCGGCTTCGGCTACAGCGAGCGGCCGCGCAGCCGGATCTGGACGCCGATGATGCAGGCCGGGCTGATCCGCGGCGCCCTGCACAGCCTCGGGGTCGGGGAGGCGACGGTGCTCGGCCATTCCTGGGGAGCGCAGGTGGCCATCGCGCTGGCGCTCCAGGATCCGGCCCGGGTGCGGGCCCTTGTCCTCGAATCCGGCTACTACTTCCCATCGCCGCGGATCGACGGCCTGCTCTTCGCAGCCCAAGGCCTGCCCGGCCTCGGCGACCTTCTCACCCACACCGTCGCTCCGGTGGCGAGCCGCCTGCTCTGGCCGCGCATCCTGTCGCGGCTGTTCGGGCCGAGCCCGGTGCCCGGGCGCTTCTCCCGCGACTTCCCGGTCGAGATGGTCTTGCGCCCCTCGCAGCTGCGCAGCGCGGCCGCCGAATCGGCGCTGATGGTGCCGGACGCCTTCGCGCTCCGGCCGCATTACGGGGACCTGCGGATGCCGGTGACGATCCTGTCCGGCACCGGCGATCGCCTGCTCTCCCATGCCGGTCAGGCGGTGGCGCTCCATCACCGGATTCCCGGCAGCCGCCTCGTCGCGGTGGAGGGCGCCGGCCACATGCTGCACCAGATCGCCCCCGACCGGGTGCTCGCGGCCGTCGCCGGCGCCTGAGGACGGCGCTTGACCCGACATGTGACGCGGCGGCAAGTCGCGGACGGCTCCGGTCTCGGCTAGGAGGAGAACGATCTCCGTCGGCCTCGCGCCGGCGGCTCCCTCCTGCTGTGCGGACTCTTGCGACGTGACGATCCTGAAACGCGCGCGGCGCCTCGCCGAGACGGGGCGCCAGTGGTTCGTGCCGCCCCCGGGCCCGGTCGCCTGGGGCCGGCTCTACAATTGCGGCGTCCTCGTCGCCCTCAACCCGGAGGCGGAGGCCGACGGCGTCGAGCTCGCCCTCGCGCGGAGCGGCGAGCGCGAGCACGCGCTGCCGGTCGAGCGCCGCTTCACCGAGAACGGCACCACCTACCTCCACGCCGCCCTCGATCCGGCGCTGCTGGCCGCACCGGGCACCTTGCGGCTGACGGTGACCGAGCCGGGCCGGGCCGACCAGCAGCGGATCGCGGTCGGGCCGGGGCGCCACACGCTCCACCTCGACGGCATCGTCGGCGGCGTGATCGACGGCTGGGTCTCGTCGCTCTCCGCCGAGCCGCTTCCCGCATTGCACCTCGTGGTCGACGGGCTGGAGGGCGAGCCGGTCCGGCCCGGGATCTACCGGCCGGAGCTGCGCTTCGGCGGCCGCGAGGGCGGCTGGAACGGCTTTCGCCTGGCGCTCCCGGCCTGGGCCCTCGACGGGCAGCCGCACACGATCGCCGTGCGGGCCGGCGACACCGTGGCGGGCTTAGGCGCCTACGCGCCGCGGCTGCGCTCGAGCCTCTATGTCGAGGCGCCGAGCCGCGTCACCGGCTGGGTGTTCGACGAGGCCGGGCCCGACCGGCCGAGCACCGTGCGGGCGGTGCGCGACGGCGAGGACGTGGCGCGGGTCGAGACCCACGGGCGGTCCGACCTCAAGGAACTGTTCGGCCGCCACTCGGCCGCCTTCGCCTTCCCGCCCGGCGCGCTGAAAGCCGGCACCGACCTCGCGGTCGGCCCCGTCGGCGCGGGCGAGGTGATCGGCCACCTGCGCGGCACGCTCGAGCTCGCCCGGGCCGAGGCGCGGGCGCTGCTGCTGCCGAACGCGCCGGCGACCACGCTCGCGGAGCGCCGGCGCTTACGCGACCGCCTCGTGGCGGCGGTGCGGCCCGGCGGCGGGGCGCAGCTCGTCCTCGCCGCGCCGGCCGTGCCCGAGGTGCTGCCGGAGAGCGGCCGCACGCCGCCCCCGGCCTGCGCGATCGTGCCGGTCTACAATGGTCTGTCCGACCTGAAGGCCTGCCTCGCCTCGCTCCT
This is a stretch of genomic DNA from Methylobacterium sp. 17Sr1-1. It encodes these proteins:
- a CDS encoding alpha/beta hydrolase — encoded protein: MTAPALTPARPLPPAAGLALAGAALLGAGAVENGRRARAAERATPPVGRFVEVGGTRLHVLERGRGPALVLLHGNGSLIQDWLVSGLVDAAARSHRVIAVDRPGFGYSERPRSRIWTPMMQAGLIRGALHSLGVGEATVLGHSWGAQVAIALALQDPARVRALVLESGYYFPSPRIDGLLFAAQGLPGLGDLLTHTVAPVASRLLWPRILSRLFGPSPVPGRFSRDFPVEMVLRPSQLRSAAAESALMVPDAFALRPHYGDLRMPVTILSGTGDRLLSHAGQAVALHHRIPGSRLVAVEGAGHMLHQIAPDRVLAAVAGA
- a CDS encoding CsbD family protein — protein: MNRDELRGASRHLKGRVQTALGGLRGDPAQQVRGAANQVAGGAQYAYGRARDRAEDLAEDGRHLAHTAREHAEDVADAARERAEDFAHTARKRADRALADGRHVAREARRRGDVYGRRALAYADGHRTNTVLGIAALAFAAGWLIRRKR
- a CDS encoding CsbD family protein, whose translation is MVDTNRITGAAKDLGGKIQSAVGDLTGSHRDSAEGRFREAQGAAENVYGQAKDTARHAAGKAQDFAGEAAGRAQDYAGRAGDRAQDFADEAQDYAQDAYERGSRSLRHGARQVSHQVAEYPLASLVIAGMVGFGLGLLVSANRD
- a CDS encoding PhnA-like protein, with amino-acid sequence MTIQTPVSPLSTAAQADTRAVLLNQVSWGAIFAGAVTALVTQVILNLVGVGIGLSSVGVNATDNPAASTVSMGAGLWFVVSGIVASLAGGAIAGRLSGKPLPGAAALHGLVSWAVTTLVVIYLITSAASGLVGGTLSTVSGALGGAGNLVGGTVQTAAQAAAPSLSKVQNPLEGIEDKVRQQAAGQDPQAARDAAVAAVRAVLTGDAAQKEQAKTRAADALAKAQNISPDQAKAQIDDYQKQYEQAVATAKQKAEAAAVAAKSAATQGAFYAAIALLLGAAAAFFGGRLGAPKLVGAYDTTRRV
- a CDS encoding CsbD family protein, encoding MTRRAPTTSTEQVKGSVKEAIGKLTGDVRVETEGRRQKGDADSPQGAGKRPPGTGPRED
- a CDS encoding CsbD family protein encodes the protein MSSTTDKLKGLANEAVGNVKQGVGKVTGNDHLVAEGKAQELKGEAQRTVGEAKDGIKTVADHLTGRK